In one window of Hymenobacter nivis DNA:
- the queA gene encoding tRNA preQ1(34) S-adenosylmethionine ribosyltransferase-isomerase QueA — protein MKLHEFKFELPQELVATHPARNRDDSRLMVLHRATGTIEHRGFKDILDYFTEGDTFVLNDTKVFPARMYGNKEKTGATIEVFLLRELNKELRLWDVLVDPARKIRVGNKLYFGESDMVAEVIDNTTSRGRTIKFLFDGSDEDFRKALHELGETPIPKETLQRETEPADKERYQTIYAENIGAVAVPAAGLHFTREVMKRMEIKGIETAAVTLHVGLGTFRTVDVEDLTKHKTDSENFIVGPEACAIVNKALDAKKRVCAIGTTTLRAMESSVSANARMKPTQGWNDRFIFPPYEFKIANCLLTNMHLPESTLVMITAAFAGYPLLMEAYKEAIKEKYRFFSYGDAMLIL, from the coding sequence ATGAAATTGCATGAGTTCAAGTTTGAACTCCCCCAGGAGCTGGTTGCTACGCACCCGGCCCGCAACCGCGACGACAGCCGCCTGATGGTGTTGCACCGCGCCACCGGCACCATCGAGCACCGCGGCTTCAAAGATATTCTCGACTACTTCACCGAAGGCGACACCTTCGTGCTCAACGACACCAAGGTTTTTCCGGCCCGCATGTACGGCAACAAGGAAAAGACCGGCGCCACGATTGAGGTGTTTTTGCTGCGTGAGCTGAACAAGGAGCTGCGCCTGTGGGACGTGCTGGTGGACCCGGCCCGGAAAATCCGCGTTGGCAACAAGCTGTACTTTGGCGAGAGCGACATGGTGGCCGAGGTCATCGACAATACCACTTCGCGCGGCCGCACCATCAAGTTTTTGTTTGATGGCTCAGACGAGGATTTCCGTAAGGCGCTGCACGAGCTGGGCGAAACGCCCATTCCGAAGGAGACGCTGCAACGCGAGACCGAGCCCGCCGACAAGGAGCGTTACCAGACCATTTATGCCGAGAACATCGGCGCGGTGGCCGTGCCCGCGGCCGGCCTGCACTTCACCCGCGAGGTGATGAAGCGCATGGAAATTAAGGGCATCGAAACGGCGGCCGTGACGCTGCACGTGGGCCTGGGCACCTTCCGCACGGTGGACGTGGAGGACCTGACCAAGCACAAAACGGACTCGGAGAATTTCATCGTGGGCCCCGAGGCCTGCGCCATCGTCAACAAAGCGCTGGACGCCAAGAAGCGCGTGTGCGCCATCGGCACCACCACGCTGCGGGCCATGGAGTCGTCGGTGTCGGCCAACGCCCGCATGAAGCCCACCCAGGGCTGGAACGACCGGTTCATCTTCCCGCCCTACGAGTTCAAAATTGCCAACTGCCTGCTCACCAACATGCACCTGCCGGAGAGCACGCTCGTCATGATTACGGCCGCCTTCGCCGGCTACCCGCTGCTGATGGAAGCCTACAAGGAAGCCATCAAGGAGAAGTACCGCTTCTTCAGCTACGGCGACGCCATGCTGATTTTGTAA
- a CDS encoding ABC transporter permease — protein sequence MLALRLTFESIRFAWDALRGNVLRTVLSLLGVTVGIFAIIAVFAVVDSLEANVRHSMDFIGDKVIYVGKWPWKFDANRPWWKYFNRPVPTEREFRELQKRLGPNNKGVAIFVANGGNILKAGANSVADCALQGVSYEYRAISNVPVEDGRYFTPQEMADARPVAILGATIAENLYPQGHALGQEFKVRGAKFIVIGVMKKEGKNMLDTPSNDANCLIPYGAFAKLFALSATGMGGPSPSLGVKGRDDDPGLLNLEYEMEGVMRNIRGLKPKQEDNFALNRPEMIASAIGKLFDIIGIAGAVIGSFAILVGGFGIANIMFVSVRERTSIIGIQKSLGAQNFFILFQFLFEAVFLCLIGGGLGILLVWFITLVPQDYLPLFLSSGNVALGLLVSVGIGILAGIVPAIIAANLDPVEAIRAK from the coding sequence ATGCTCGCCCTGCGCCTCACCTTCGAAAGTATCCGTTTTGCCTGGGACGCCCTGCGGGGCAACGTGCTGCGCACGGTGCTCTCGCTGCTGGGCGTCACGGTTGGCATCTTTGCCATCATCGCCGTGTTCGCCGTCGTCGATTCGCTGGAGGCCAACGTGCGCCACAGCATGGACTTCATCGGCGACAAGGTGATTTACGTGGGCAAGTGGCCCTGGAAGTTCGACGCCAACCGGCCCTGGTGGAAATACTTCAACCGGCCCGTGCCCACCGAGCGCGAGTTTCGGGAGCTGCAAAAGCGCCTGGGCCCCAACAATAAGGGCGTGGCCATTTTCGTGGCCAACGGCGGCAACATCCTCAAGGCCGGGGCCAACTCCGTGGCCGACTGCGCTCTGCAGGGCGTGAGCTACGAGTATCGCGCCATCAGCAACGTGCCCGTGGAAGACGGCCGCTACTTCACGCCCCAGGAAATGGCCGACGCCCGGCCCGTGGCCATCCTCGGGGCCACCATTGCCGAAAACCTCTACCCGCAGGGCCACGCCCTGGGCCAGGAGTTCAAGGTGCGCGGCGCCAAGTTCATTGTCATCGGGGTGATGAAAAAGGAGGGTAAAAACATGCTCGACACGCCCAGCAACGACGCCAACTGCCTGATTCCGTACGGGGCCTTCGCCAAGCTGTTTGCCCTGAGCGCCACCGGCATGGGGGGCCCCAGCCCGTCGCTCGGCGTGAAGGGCCGCGACGATGACCCCGGCCTGCTGAACCTGGAGTACGAGATGGAGGGCGTGATGCGTAACATCCGCGGCCTCAAGCCCAAGCAGGAGGACAACTTCGCCCTGAACCGCCCCGAAATGATTGCCTCGGCCATCGGCAAGCTTTTCGACATCATTGGCATTGCGGGGGCCGTCATCGGCTCGTTTGCCATCCTGGTGGGCGGCTTCGGCATTGCCAACATCATGTTCGTGTCGGTGCGCGAGCGCACCAGCATCATCGGCATCCAGAAGTCGCTGGGGGCCCAGAACTTCTTCATCCTCTTCCAGTTCTTGTTCGAGGCCGTGTTTCTCTGTCTCATCGGCGGCGGGCTGGGCATCCTGCTGGTCTGGTTCATCACGCTGGTGCCGCAGGATTATTTGCCGCTGTTCCTCTCTAGCGGCAACGTGGCGTTGGGCCTGCTCGTGTCGGTGGGCATCGGCATCCTGGCCGGCATCGTGCCCGCCATCATCGCCGCCAACCTCGACCCCGTGGAGGCCATCCGGGCCAAGTAG
- the rfaE2 gene encoding D-glycero-beta-D-manno-heptose 1-phosphate adenylyltransferase, with protein sequence MWTKDKILTLGQLRAQLAAWRAAGRPIVFTNGCFDLLHLGHVDYLEQARHLGGALVVGLNTDASVSRLKPGRPLQDEQARARILASLAFVDAVVLFGEPTPLALIEAVRPDVLVKGDDYSIDGIVGHDFVLNNGGQVRTVPLVPGYSTSRIVEKVRSGA encoded by the coding sequence ATGTGGACGAAAGATAAAATCCTGACCCTGGGTCAACTACGGGCCCAGCTGGCCGCGTGGCGCGCCGCTGGCCGGCCCATTGTGTTCACCAACGGTTGCTTCGATTTGCTACACCTCGGGCACGTCGACTACCTGGAGCAGGCCCGGCACCTGGGCGGAGCCCTGGTGGTGGGCCTGAACACCGACGCCTCGGTGAGCCGCCTCAAGCCCGGCCGGCCGCTGCAAGACGAGCAGGCCCGGGCCCGCATCCTGGCCAGCCTGGCCTTCGTCGATGCGGTGGTGCTCTTCGGCGAGCCCACGCCCCTGGCCCTTATCGAGGCCGTGCGGCCCGACGTGCTGGTAAAGGGCGACGATTATAGTATTGACGGAATTGTGGGCCACGATTTTGTGTTAAATAACGGCGGGCAGGTCCGCACCGTCCCCCTGGTGCCGGGCTACAGCACCTCACGCATTGTCGAGAAGGTGCGAAGCGGCGCCTAG
- a CDS encoding transposase — translation MKQRLVVKITTLLHSVPLVRNLARKKFVARFVLGLFKSRNVQFCEVAQHLNDGVKLASNETRIQDFFREADLDYVALAVLLVGLLPGTGKLRLCIDRTEWDFGRCQVNILLVTVGRGDCHWPLCWELLDNRSGNSGTADRTALLDFCLRVLGPDRVGLVVGDREFVGHAWFKYLKDKGILFVMRLPKHHLLTDPQGRRHAVADWGLRPGQCRQLPVCQVDGVWGGAQVTALAGGEYLFLFGTANPAFLGQFYRKRWTIEACFQNLKGRGFALRATHLRCRDKLKKLVGLVSLAYALCVSVGTRLHEKVQPIPQKNNGYKRASFGRHGLNALRQYTRPGRSTDPVFTANMNAVFRWIINQLTHYKVTKIVG, via the coding sequence GTGAAGCAACGCCTCGTGGTCAAAATTACGACCCTTTTACATTCGGTCCCGCTGGTGCGGAACCTGGCCCGCAAAAAGTTCGTGGCCCGCTTCGTGCTCGGCCTCTTTAAAAGCCGAAATGTGCAATTCTGCGAGGTGGCGCAGCACCTCAACGACGGCGTGAAACTGGCCTCGAACGAGACGCGCATCCAAGACTTTTTCCGCGAAGCCGACCTGGATTACGTCGCCTTGGCCGTGTTGCTCGTCGGCCTCTTGCCGGGCACGGGCAAGCTGCGCCTGTGCATCGACCGCACGGAGTGGGACTTCGGCCGCTGCCAGGTCAACATCCTGCTCGTGACGGTGGGCCGGGGCGATTGCCACTGGCCCTTGTGCTGGGAGTTGCTCGACAACCGCAGCGGCAACTCCGGCACCGCCGACCGCACGGCGCTGCTGGATTTTTGCCTGCGGGTGCTGGGCCCCGACCGCGTGGGGCTGGTAGTGGGCGACCGCGAGTTTGTGGGCCATGCCTGGTTCAAATACCTCAAAGACAAGGGCATATTGTTCGTCATGCGTCTGCCCAAGCACCACCTGCTCACCGACCCCCAAGGCCGTCGTCACGCCGTGGCCGACTGGGGCCTGCGGCCAGGCCAGTGCCGCCAGTTGCCCGTGTGCCAAGTCGACGGGGTTTGGGGCGGGGCGCAGGTCACGGCCTTGGCCGGGGGCGAGTACCTCTTCCTCTTCGGCACGGCCAACCCGGCTTTTTTGGGCCAGTTCTATCGCAAGCGCTGGACGATTGAGGCTTGTTTCCAGAACCTGAAAGGGCGGGGCTTTGCCTTGCGGGCCACGCACCTGCGTTGCCGGGACAAACTCAAAAAACTCGTGGGCCTGGTGAGTTTGGCCTACGCGCTTTGCGTGAGCGTGGGCACCCGCCTGCACGAAAAAGTGCAACCCATCCCCCAGAAGAACAACGGCTACAAACGCGCCAGTTTTGGCCGCCACGGCCTCAACGCCCTGCGCCAGTACACGCGGCCCGGCCGCAGCACCGACCCGGTATTTACCGCCAACATGAATGCTGTGTTCCGATGGATTATCAATCAACTAACTCATTATAAAGTAACTAAAATAGTAGGGTAG
- a CDS encoding DUF4142 domain-containing protein gives MLFPTTLWHRLPLLALAGLLGCSSNSNSADAPVAAARAQNEEKIKGADITRKQLADADFLVKTASNGLLEQELAKLAQARASTVALRAYGPRLLQSRLDALGALRTLAAAKQLAVPADMGKNEQTAYHEVAKLVGPALDKQLLETVVRALKKDRDAFGDMEKQAYDGDIRAFAARYGQPVRDQLAAAEATQEAIEK, from the coding sequence ATGCTTTTCCCGACTACTCTTTGGCACCGGCTGCCGCTGCTGGCCCTGGCGGGCCTGCTGGGCTGCTCCTCCAATTCTAATTCCGCCGACGCGCCCGTGGCCGCCGCCCGGGCTCAGAACGAGGAGAAAATCAAGGGCGCCGACATCACCCGCAAGCAGCTGGCCGATGCCGACTTCCTGGTGAAAACCGCCAGCAACGGCCTGCTGGAGCAGGAGCTGGCCAAGCTAGCCCAGGCCAGGGCCTCCACCGTGGCCCTGCGCGCCTACGGCCCGCGCCTGCTGCAGAGCCGCCTCGACGCGCTGGGGGCCCTGCGCACGCTAGCCGCCGCCAAGCAGCTGGCCGTGCCCGCCGACATGGGCAAGAACGAGCAAACCGCCTACCACGAGGTGGCCAAACTGGTGGGCCCGGCCCTGGACAAGCAGCTCCTCGAAACCGTGGTGAGGGCCCTGAAGAAGGACCGCGACGCCTTTGGCGACATGGAAAAGCAGGCGTATGACGGCGACATTCGCGCCTTTGCCGCCCGGTACGGCCAGCCCGTGCGCGACCAGCTGGCCGCCGCCGAAGCCACCCAAGAGGCAATCGAAAAATAA
- a CDS encoding TMEM175 family protein yields MAHPATALHHHDRTEFQLERLILFTDAVFAIAITLLAIEIKLPEMEGRPTDAQIWEQLVRLIPKFIGFLTGFAVIALYWMAHHRIFRFMRNYNPKILWLNILFLLFIVLMPFSSGLFSSYATVKAPFTVYAVNIVLAAVAQVWLMRYLANPAHGLIYPADATHPDMDWWRPLVPAAGFVLTLVVMQFVPPNSWLTFFTPFLLLLTIPLSKLYQRRYRRLLARHEALHAPVGDPAPAA; encoded by the coding sequence ATGGCCCATCCCGCTACCGCCCTGCACCACCACGACCGCACCGAGTTCCAATTGGAGCGGTTGATTCTGTTCACCGACGCCGTGTTTGCCATCGCCATCACGCTGCTGGCCATTGAGATAAAGCTCCCGGAAATGGAAGGCCGGCCCACCGATGCCCAGATTTGGGAGCAGCTGGTTCGGCTAATTCCCAAGTTCATCGGCTTCCTGACGGGGTTTGCCGTCATTGCCCTCTACTGGATGGCGCACCACCGAATTTTTCGGTTTATGCGCAACTACAATCCCAAAATATTGTGGCTCAACATCTTGTTTTTACTTTTTATTGTGCTGATGCCGTTCTCGTCGGGCCTTTTCAGCTCGTATGCCACGGTGAAGGCCCCGTTTACCGTCTACGCCGTCAACATCGTGCTGGCGGCCGTGGCGCAGGTGTGGCTGATGCGCTACCTCGCCAACCCGGCCCACGGCCTTATTTACCCAGCCGACGCCACGCACCCCGACATGGACTGGTGGCGGCCCCTAGTGCCGGCCGCCGGCTTCGTGCTCACGCTGGTGGTCATGCAGTTCGTCCCGCCCAATAGCTGGCTGACGTTTTTCACGCCGTTTTTACTATTGCTTACCATTCCCCTGTCGAAGCTGTACCAGCGCCGCTACCGCCGGCTGCTGGCCCGGCACGAGGCGCTGCACGCCCCGGTGGGGGACCCGGCGCCCGCCGCCTAA
- a CDS encoding 2-C-methyl-D-erythritol 4-phosphate cytidylyltransferase — protein MAHSLIYSFTHSPPPRYAIIVAGGTGTRMGAGLPKQFLLLRGAPVLLHTLRRFAEPALAVAEIIVVLPADQLATWRALCAAHSVAIPHRLVAGGPTRWASVKAGLGALAGHAEGLVAVHDGVRPLVSTAVVARTYAAAAQHAAAAAAVAPKDSVRTLSQHGSSALNRSRLRLMQTPQTFEIDLLRRAYAMPELPTFTDDASVVDDLCRVELVEGDYRNLKITTPEDLLVAEALLNMEV, from the coding sequence TTGGCTCATTCACTCATTTACTCATTCACTCATTCACCACCGCCGCGCTACGCCATCATCGTGGCCGGAGGCACGGGCACGCGCATGGGCGCGGGCCTGCCCAAGCAGTTTCTGCTGCTGCGGGGGGCCCCGGTGCTGCTGCACACGCTGCGCCGCTTTGCCGAGCCAGCGCTGGCCGTGGCCGAAATCATCGTGGTGCTGCCCGCCGACCAGCTGGCCACCTGGCGGGCCCTGTGCGCGGCGCATAGCGTGGCCATTCCGCACCGGCTGGTAGCAGGGGGCCCCACGCGCTGGGCCTCGGTGAAGGCCGGCCTGGGGGCCCTGGCCGGCCACGCCGAGGGCCTGGTGGCCGTGCACGACGGCGTGCGCCCGCTGGTGAGCACCGCCGTGGTGGCGCGCACCTACGCCGCCGCCGCGCAGCACGCCGCCGCCGCCGCCGCCGTGGCCCCCAAAGATTCGGTGCGCACCCTGTCACAGCACGGCTCGTCGGCTCTCAACCGCAGCCGCCTGCGCCTGATGCAGACGCCCCAAACCTTTGAAATTGACCTGCTGCGCCGCGCCTACGCCATGCCCGAGCTACCCACCTTCACCGACGACGCCAGCGTGGTGGACGACCTCTGCCGCGTGGAGCTGGTGGAGGGCGACTACCGCAACCTGAAAATCACGACCCCGGAAGATTTACTGGTAGCCGAAGCTTTATTAAATATGGAGGTGTGA
- the uvrA gene encoding excinuclease ABC subunit UvrA: MAKKKPATSVAPAPKVAATSLKKKLEGATTDAAGAPGSQPSAAGLAVAMQHQTPETLPPVGAPAGGATGLPAPRPFDAPFIEVYGAREHNLKNVSVQIPRNRLVVFTGISGSGKSSLAFDTIYAEGQRRYMETFSAYARSFMGGLERPDVDKIEGLSPVISIEQKTTSRNPRSTVGTITEIYDFLRLLYARTAEAFSYATGAKMIRQSDDQIINYILRHYDGKKLVVLAPVVKGRKGHYREDFQKIAKLGFTKVRVDGELLDITAKMQVDRYKIHDIEIVIDRLIVKEEDRFRLSGSVQNALTHGKGTMLVLDPDAKGESKAEKGKPQFFSRFLMDPATGIAYDDPAPNTFSFNSPYGACPTCHGLGEVQEITEDAVLPDRKLSISRGGIAPLGEYRDIWIFQQLQLILKKHKATLNTPLEKLPEELLQRLLHGISEDEADDRKSVYTEPFEGLIPFLRRQMDSESDNIREWIAQYAQAQPCPECHGYRLKKESLHFKLAGQHIGELSTMDLTELAAWFEGVEDRLSERQNVIARELLKEIRKRIGFLLEVGLDYLNLHRPVRTLSGGESQRIRLATQIGTQLVGVLYIMDEPSIGLHQRDNERLIKALQHLRDIGNSVIVVEHDKDMILHADYVLDIGPGAGIHGGHIVAHGTPQEILGSGSLTSQYLSGQKHIELQKKKRKGEGTELVLKGARGNNLKNVTLKVPLGKLTAVTGVSGSGKSTLIHDTLYPILNEYFFNAKREPLAYGSIEGLELLDKVIEVDQSPIGRTPRSNPATYTGVMTEIRALFAEMPEAKIRGYGPGRFSFNVKGGRCETCEGAGIRTIEMNFLPDVHVPCETCKGRRYNRETLEVRFKGKSITDILDMTVEKAVDFFEFQPRILRKIKTLNEVGLGYLTLGQQATTLSGGEAQRVKLATELGKKDTGKTFYILDEPTTGLHFEDINHLAAVLQKLADKGNTVLIIEHNLDLIKVADHVIDIGPEGGGGGGSIVAQGTPEQVAKSGKGHTSRFLAEELKTSKYAEA, from the coding sequence ATGGCCAAAAAAAAACCGGCTACTTCCGTTGCCCCAGCTCCCAAAGTGGCGGCTACCTCGTTGAAAAAGAAACTAGAAGGCGCTACCACCGATGCCGCCGGGGCCCCGGGCAGCCAGCCCAGCGCCGCCGGCCTGGCGGTGGCCATGCAGCACCAAACGCCCGAAACCCTGCCGCCCGTGGGGGCCCCGGCGGGGGGGGCCACGGGGCTGCCCGCGCCGCGCCCCTTCGACGCCCCGTTCATCGAAGTGTATGGCGCGCGCGAGCACAACCTCAAAAACGTGAGCGTGCAGATTCCGCGCAACCGGCTGGTGGTGTTCACGGGCATTTCGGGCTCGGGCAAAAGCAGTTTGGCCTTCGACACGATTTACGCCGAGGGGCAGCGGCGCTACATGGAAACGTTTTCGGCCTACGCCCGCTCCTTCATGGGGGGCCTGGAGCGGCCCGACGTAGACAAGATTGAGGGCCTCTCGCCGGTTATCAGCATCGAGCAGAAAACCACCTCGCGCAATCCGCGCTCCACGGTGGGCACCATCACCGAAATCTACGATTTCCTGCGCCTGCTCTACGCCCGCACGGCCGAGGCCTTCAGCTACGCCACCGGCGCGAAGATGATCCGGCAGAGCGACGACCAGATCATCAATTACATCCTGCGGCACTACGACGGCAAAAAGCTGGTCGTGCTGGCGCCCGTGGTGAAGGGCCGCAAGGGCCATTACCGCGAAGATTTCCAGAAGATTGCCAAGCTGGGCTTCACCAAGGTGCGCGTCGACGGCGAGCTGCTCGACATCACGGCCAAGATGCAGGTGGACCGCTACAAAATCCACGACATCGAAATCGTCATCGACCGGCTGATTGTTAAGGAAGAGGACCGGTTCCGCCTCTCGGGCTCGGTGCAGAACGCGCTGACGCACGGCAAGGGCACCATGCTCGTACTTGACCCCGATGCCAAGGGCGAAAGCAAGGCCGAGAAGGGCAAGCCGCAGTTCTTCTCGCGCTTTCTGATGGACCCCGCCACCGGCATCGCCTACGACGACCCGGCGCCCAACACGTTCAGCTTCAACTCGCCCTACGGCGCCTGCCCCACCTGCCACGGCCTGGGCGAGGTGCAGGAGATTACGGAGGACGCTGTACTGCCCGACCGCAAGCTCAGCATCAGCCGCGGCGGCATTGCGCCGCTGGGCGAGTACCGCGACATCTGGATTTTCCAGCAGCTCCAGCTCATCCTCAAAAAGCACAAGGCCACCCTGAATACGCCCCTCGAAAAGCTGCCCGAGGAGCTGTTGCAGCGCTTGCTGCACGGAATTTCGGAGGACGAGGCCGACGACCGCAAGAGCGTGTACACCGAGCCGTTCGAGGGGCTCATCCCGTTCCTTCGTCGGCAGATGGACTCGGAGTCGGACAACATCCGCGAGTGGATTGCCCAGTACGCCCAGGCCCAGCCATGCCCCGAGTGCCACGGCTACCGCCTCAAGAAGGAAAGCCTGCACTTCAAGCTGGCCGGCCAGCACATCGGCGAGCTATCCACGATGGACCTGACAGAGCTGGCCGCTTGGTTTGAAGGCGTGGAAGACCGCCTGAGCGAGCGCCAGAACGTAATTGCCCGCGAGCTGCTCAAGGAAATCCGCAAGCGCATCGGCTTCCTGCTCGAAGTGGGCCTGGACTACCTGAACCTGCACCGCCCGGTGCGCACGCTCAGCGGCGGCGAGAGCCAGCGCATCCGCCTCGCCACCCAGATTGGTACCCAGCTCGTGGGCGTGCTCTACATCATGGACGAGCCCAGTATTGGCCTGCACCAGCGCGACAACGAGCGCTTGATCAAGGCGTTGCAGCACCTGCGCGACATCGGCAACTCGGTGATTGTGGTGGAGCACGACAAGGACATGATCCTGCACGCCGACTACGTGCTCGACATCGGGCCCGGGGCGGGCATCCACGGCGGGCACATCGTGGCCCACGGCACCCCACAGGAGATTCTGGGCTCCGGCTCGCTCACCTCGCAGTACCTCAGCGGGCAGAAGCACATCGAGCTGCAAAAGAAAAAGCGCAAGGGCGAAGGCACCGAGCTGGTGCTGAAAGGGGCCCGGGGCAACAACCTCAAAAACGTGACCCTGAAGGTGCCGCTGGGCAAGCTCACGGCCGTCACGGGCGTATCGGGCTCGGGCAAGTCGACGCTCATCCACGACACGCTGTACCCGATTCTGAACGAGTATTTCTTCAACGCCAAGCGCGAGCCACTTGCTTACGGCAGCATCGAGGGCCTGGAATTATTGGATAAGGTGATTGAGGTGGACCAGTCGCCCATCGGCCGCACGCCGCGCTCTAATCCAGCAACTTACACCGGGGTGATGACCGAAATCAGGGCCCTGTTTGCTGAGATGCCGGAGGCCAAAATCCGCGGCTATGGGCCCGGGCGCTTCTCGTTCAACGTGAAGGGCGGGCGCTGCGAAACCTGCGAGGGCGCCGGCATCCGCACCATCGAGATGAACTTCCTGCCCGATGTGCACGTGCCCTGCGAAACCTGCAAGGGCCGCCGCTACAACCGCGAAACGCTGGAGGTGCGCTTCAAGGGCAAGTCCATCACCGATATCCTCGACATGACGGTGGAAAAGGCGGTGGACTTTTTCGAGTTCCAGCCCCGCATTCTGCGTAAAATCAAGACCCTCAACGAAGTGGGCCTCGGCTACCTTACCCTGGGCCAGCAGGCCACCACCCTCAGCGGTGGCGAGGCCCAGCGCGTGAAGCTGGCCACCGAGCTGGGCAAAAAGGACACCGGTAAGACGTTTTACATCTTGGACGAGCCCACCACCGGCCTGCACTTCGAGGACATCAACCACCTCGCCGCCGTGCTCCAGAAGCTGGCCGACAAGGGCAACACCGTCCTCATCATCGAGCACAATCTGGACCTGATCAAAGTGGCCGACCACGTGATTGACATCGGGCCCGAGGGCGGCGGGGGCGGCGGCAGCATCGTGGCCCAGGGCACCCCCGAGCAGGTGGCCAAGAGCGGCAAGGGCCACACCAGCCGCTTCTTGGCCGAGGAGCTAAAGACGAGCAAGTACGCGGAGGCGTAG
- a CDS encoding enoyl-CoA hydratase-related protein, whose translation MTYTRLLYDVRPDGVATITLNRPEVFNAFDDALSYELQDAWKQVARDGAVRAVVLTGAGRAFCSGQDLKAAKEAEAAEGKPRSFHESLNQRYNPIIRAMRGLPKPIIGRLNGVAAGAGCSLALACDALVASTEASLIEVFINIGLVPDSGSSWFLPRLVGTLKAFELCALGAKVPAEEALRLGLVNQVVAPDQLDAATYALATRYAGAPTRSIGLLKQMLNKAATATLDEVLDYEAHCQELAGATADYREGVAAFAEKRKPVFTGQ comes from the coding sequence ATGACTTATACCCGCCTGCTCTACGACGTGCGCCCCGACGGCGTGGCCACCATCACCCTCAACCGGCCCGAGGTGTTCAACGCCTTCGACGATGCGCTGAGCTACGAGCTGCAAGACGCCTGGAAGCAGGTGGCGCGCGACGGCGCCGTGCGGGCCGTGGTGCTGACCGGCGCCGGCCGCGCCTTCTGCTCGGGGCAGGATTTGAAGGCGGCCAAGGAGGCCGAGGCTGCCGAAGGCAAGCCCCGCTCCTTCCACGAATCGCTGAACCAGCGCTACAACCCCATCATCCGGGCCATGCGGGGGCTGCCCAAGCCCATCATCGGGCGGCTGAACGGGGTGGCGGCGGGCGCTGGCTGCTCGCTGGCCCTGGCCTGCGACGCGCTGGTGGCCAGCACCGAAGCCTCTCTGATTGAAGTGTTTATCAACATCGGGCTGGTGCCCGACTCGGGTTCTTCGTGGTTTCTGCCGCGGCTAGTGGGCACGCTCAAGGCGTTTGAGTTGTGCGCGCTGGGCGCGAAAGTGCCGGCCGAGGAAGCGCTGCGCCTGGGCCTGGTGAACCAGGTAGTAGCCCCGGACCAGCTCGACGCGGCCACCTACGCCCTGGCCACACGCTACGCCGGGGCCCCTACCCGCAGCATCGGCCTGCTCAAGCAAATGCTGAACAAGGCCGCCACCGCCACCCTCGACGAGGTACTGGACTACGAAGCGCATTGCCAGGAACTTGCGGGCGCCACGGCCGACTACCGCGAGGGCGTGGCCGCGTTCGCCGAAAAACGCAAACCCGTCTTTACGGGGCAATAA
- a CDS encoding DUF4142 domain-containing protein — MNRSLLPALAAGLLAFSACNSADKSATASQPATTPPAENAAPPMASTTAAAPMAPVTDSEFITKVDEGGHNEMGLSKVVLMKNPSPTAKAYADKMIADHTKAGAELAPIAKAHGVKLMGMMDAEHQTIREAMLKMSGPDLEKKYMDQMVADHDKTVALFQSEITNGKEADVKGFATKTLPTIQQHDSMAKADDKMKM, encoded by the coding sequence ATGAACCGTTCGCTCCTGCCCGCCCTCGCCGCCGGTCTGCTCGCCTTCAGCGCTTGCAACAGCGCCGATAAATCGGCCACCGCCAGCCAGCCTGCCACCACGCCGCCCGCCGAAAATGCCGCTCCGCCGATGGCCTCCACCACCGCCGCGGCCCCGATGGCCCCGGTGACCGATTCCGAGTTCATCACCAAGGTTGACGAAGGCGGCCACAACGAGATGGGCCTGAGCAAGGTAGTGCTGATGAAAAACCCGTCGCCCACCGCAAAAGCTTACGCCGATAAAATGATTGCCGACCACACCAAGGCCGGTGCCGAGCTGGCGCCCATCGCCAAAGCGCACGGCGTGAAGCTGATGGGCATGATGGACGCCGAGCACCAAACCATCCGCGAGGCCATGCTGAAAATGTCGGGCCCCGACCTGGAGAAAAAGTACATGGACCAGATGGTGGCCGACCACGACAAGACGGTGGCCCTGTTCCAAAGCGAAATTACCAACGGCAAAGAAGCTGACGTGAAGGGTTTTGCCACCAAAACGCTGCCGACCATCCAGCAGCACGACAGTATGGCCAAGGCCGACGACAAAATGAAAATGTAA